Proteins encoded together in one Quercus lobata isolate SW786 chromosome 3, ValleyOak3.0 Primary Assembly, whole genome shotgun sequence window:
- the LOC115979320 gene encoding F-box/kelch-repeat protein At3g06240-like isoform X2, producing the protein MFTTNEVLPEDLIIQILLWLPVVSLLRFKCVCKSWCALINGQNFINKHLLHNQTTSNKNRNAGFLLIQRQKSSNDHVFSKLQYESLEILSTQAVPSPYFGIPKHIQINIVSSINGLVCLNLNAGNTDIVLWNPATNETKVLPKSGISYPQGRTLTRDVGFGFDFKTNDYKVVKLLEIFDPDSEYCINDINYFYAAEVYCLSTGSWRTVSTSAPGYFMDSGCYRTYTKGMFSWSASIRDDLDFFPGILSFDMSNEVFLTTTLPDGDLEDPNGTWRIFFVLKELVSLVTFGKDRERLENCFYIWSLLEYGVKESWIKLFTIGPLMGIEKPLGFWKNESLFLRNNEGQLLLYDPSAQKITNLQVDGRPMQMITYVESLISLKRGNDLEEQGNS; encoded by the coding sequence ATGTTTACAACTAACGAAGTACTGCCTGAAgacttaattatacaaattttgcTATGGTTGCCGGTGGTGTCTTTATTGCGATTCAAGTGTGTCTGTAAATCATGGTGTGCTCTCATTAATGGCCAAAACTTCATCAATAAGCACCTTCTCCACAACCAGACCACCTCTAACAAGAACAGGAACGCAGGTTTCCTCCTTATCCAACGCCAAAAATCTTCCAATGATCATGTTTTCTCCAAGCTTCAATATGAATCTCTTGAAATATTGTCAACACAAGCTGTTCCTTCACCGTATTTTGGTATTCCTAAGCATATACAAATTAACATAGTGAGCTCAATTAATGGTCTCGTTTGTCTGAATCTTAACGCTGGAAACACAGATATTGTTCTATGGAATCCAGcaacaaatgaaacaaaagtTCTTCCCAAGTCCGGTATATCCTACCCCCAAGGTAGAACCTTAACTAGAGATGTTGGGTTTGGTTTCGACTTCAAAACTAATGACTACAAGGTGGTCAAACTGTTAGAAATCTTTGACCCAGATTCTGAATATTGCATCaatgatataaattatttttatgcagCTGAGGTATATTGCTTAAGTACTGGTTCATGGAGAACAGTTAGTACTTCTGCGCCCGGTTATTTTATGGACTCTGGTTGTTATAGGACATACACGAAAGGGATGTTTTCTTGGAGTGCAAGTATTCGTGATgatcttgatttctttcctGGCATTTTGTCATTTGATATGAGCAATGAGGTATTCCTAACAACAACATTACCAGATGGCGATTTGGAGGATCCCAATGGTACttggagaattttttttgtgcttaaGGAATTGGTTTCTCTAGTTACTTTTGGTAAAGATAGAGAACGATTGGagaattgtttttatatttggtcACTGCTTGAATATGGTGTTAAGGAGTCTTGGATTAAGCTATTCACTATTGGACCTCTTATGGGAATTGAAAAGCCACTAGGATTTTGGAAGAATGAAAGcttgtttttgagaaataatGAGGGGCAATTGCTCTTGTATGATCCCTCGGCCCAAAAAATTACTAATCTTCAAGTTGATGGACGACCGATGCAGATGATTACTTATGTTGAGAGCCTAATTTCTCTCAAAAGAGGAAATGATCTTGAGGAACAAGGCAATTCATAA